The DNA region AAAATAATGTCCTTGTAGTTTTTCCAGAGGTTCAGCGTATCTATATTGTCATCCCCAACAATTAGGCTAAACTTCTTATCTCTATGTAAATCACGTAATAGCTGCAGCGTAGAATAAGTATAATTTGGTTTAGGCAAACCAAATTCTATATCACAAATAGATATCGAAGTATTATTACAGGCTAATCGGCACATTTCTAAGCGCTGATCGCCAGATACCGTTTGACTCATATCCTTAAAGGGATTCGCCGGCGTAACTACTAGCCAAACTTCATCTATACAGTCTTGTTTCATGAAGTATTCTGCAACCGAAATATGACCTTTATGAATTGGATTAAACGACCCGAAAAGCAATCCAATATTCATAGAGTAAATTTATTTAAGGAAAGATCTCACTATTTGCTCAGTCTCTTCACAAGCTACCAAAAGTTGATCATTCACAACAATTTTATCAAATTCTTCCGATCTCAACATTTCCTCTTCTGCTCTTTCCAAACGCTCTTCGATACTTCTTGGAGATTCAGTACCTCTATTAAGCAATCTCTGTTTTAAAGCCTCTTTTGATGGGGGCATAATAAAAATTGATAGCGCTTTATCACCATATTCTTTCTTAATGTTTATTGCACCAAGAACATCTACATCGAATATTACATTCTCACCCAAATCGAATATCCTTTCGAGCTCAGATTTAAGAGTACCATAAAACAAACCGTCATAAACCTCTTCCCATTCTACAAACTCATTTTGAGCCAATTTCTCCTTGAACTCTTTTGTTGAAAGAAAATAGTAGTCTTTCCCATCTACTTCACCAGGTCGCATTTTCCTACTGCAAGCAGAAATAGAAAACCTCAAATTCAAATTGCACTTGATCAAATGTTTCATGATAGTGGTTTTCCCAGCACCTGAAGGAGAAGAAAGAATAATCATTTTTTTCATCCGAACTACAATATATTTAACAGTTGTTCTTTAATCTTCTCTAACTCATCTTTCATCTCAACTATTACCTTTTGCATGCTTGCATCATTTGCCTTAGAGCCAATCGTATTAATCTCTCTCCCCATTTCTTGGGTTATAAAACTTAGTTTCTTACCCTCTGAATTCCCAGATTTCAAAACGTTTATAAAATAATCCAAATGGCTTTTCAATCGCACCTTTTCTTCAGTAATATCAATCTTTTGGAGATAATAAATTAATTCCTGTTCAAGCCGATTTTCATCTATTCTATCTTTTTCAATTAACTCTTCTAACGACTGCTTAATCTTGTCTTTAATATATTCTTCTCTCTTATACTCAAATTTCTCAATCTCAACCAACGCTTTCCCAATCAAG from Flavobacteriales bacterium includes:
- the nadD gene encoding nicotinate (nicotinamide) nucleotide adenylyltransferase; this encodes MNIGLLFGSFNPIHKGHISVAEYFMKQDCIDEVWLVVTPANPFKDMSQTVSGDQRLEMCRLACNNTSISICDIEFGLPKPNYTYSTLQLLRDLHRDKKFSLIVGDDNIDTLNLWKNYKDIILNHEILVYPRDIKKEVEVNGAYQFFNEAPLIPWSSTSIREQIAEKGNITEMVPDSVMNYIQKNRLY
- the gmk gene encoding guanylate kinase; its protein translation is MKKMIILSSPSGAGKTTIMKHLIKCNLNLRFSISACSRKMRPGEVDGKDYYFLSTKEFKEKLAQNEFVEWEEVYDGLFYGTLKSELERIFDLGENVIFDVDVLGAINIKKEYGDKALSIFIMPPSKEALKQRLLNRGTESPRSIEERLERAEEEMLRSEEFDKIVVNDQLLVACEETEQIVRSFLK